In Periplaneta americana isolate PAMFEO1 chromosome 8, P.americana_PAMFEO1_priV1, whole genome shotgun sequence, the sequence tattatttttattcaataacTCTAacatataataagcctcggaataggactgattctctggcacgaccacaaaacagtctgctgtccaaaaatctgaaagttagaatttataaaacagttacattaccggttgttctgtatggttgtgaaacttggactctcactctgagagaggaacataggttcagggtgtttgagaataaggtgcttaggaaaatatttggggctaagcgggatgaagttacaggagaatggagaaagttacacaacacagaactgcacgcattgtattcttcacctgacataattaggaacattaaatccagacgtttgagatgggcagggcatgtagcacgtatgggcgaatccagaaatgcatatagagtgttagttgggagaccggagggaaaaagacctttagggaggccgagacgtagatgggaggataatattaaaatggatttgagggaggtggggtatgatgatagagactggattaatcttgcacaggatagggaccgctggcgggcttatgtgagggcggcaatgaaccttcgggttccttaaaagccatttgtaagtaagtataactctAACATTTAATTCTCTGCATATGTCATGTCAagctatgtttatttaatttataaaatatatagcgTAGACaaagttaatgtttttattttagttcacTTCTAAAAcaaaatccacagtttgaaatTATGAGTATGCTCGTGATAAAGATTAACGCTATACTTCAGAACACTGCGTAAGTAGCATACTTACGTACAATGACTGTGTCAATTAAAATAACGCTGTACTTCAGGATACCGCGTAAATAGTACTTATGTAGCAAAACTgcggaaattgaaaataattaaaaacatgttttttattgatggtacaagagcagatatataaataagtgcataaaaaAGAGATGTCTCTTGCACCCATTATGAAATAACGGCATGTAAATACTTGCGCGGTATTATTTTCAAGTCGTTTTCagattaattgtaataaaattattttccggaAGTGTTTTAAATTAGAAGTAGGGCTAATTTAtacctgtaatatttttttttcagatgtctAATTCAAACACTTCTAGTGATaacgatataaaatatatatccagTGGGGATGAGTTAGGCTTGctggaaatattttatgaaagagaCAAGCCCAaaaatgaaacttattttcaacataacaGCGAATTTATTATTTCCGTGTAACCCACCATGTAGCAGAGAATCTCTCTCAACAATTTTAAttatcacaatatttatttaatttattctgctGTCGTAAATTCAAACACTTATCTAGACGGCAGTGGTTTCAACCAGTTTGAAAATTTGTTCGTACAGCTAAAATCACAGATGGTTCGAACATGCGCAATAGGTGTGGTTGGAACAGTTTGCAGTTCTCAAACCATCCCAGATTTGCTGTACGAACAAACCTATTATAACCACAAATGTTTAGTTGTTCAGAATTGTTCGCGTTTGGATTATCTTACtgaatacaattcgtgataatagttatcctcagacaatttaatttcgctttttaaACTCATGTTTTCTATCattagataataaaattatttctcgaCCTCAGGTATggaaataattatcatgacagCAAATAAGTTCTGTTAATCTCAATAAAATTACtggaaaactatcagcactcgtatTATAGAAGATAGTCTATAAGCCTAATGAATCCATTATTAATTCGTGGACATGGACAAGAACTAACGTTGTATTATGATTTgtagcggcggtggtggtggcttTCTTTCTCTGCTGGGCGCCGTTTCACATGCAGCGTCTATTCTACATCTACGGCAAGAGACTGCCAGAGATGACATTCCAATACATCAACGAGCTGGCCTACTACATCACTGGCTGCTTCTACTTCTTCTCGTGCACAGTGAACCCGGTGCTCTACAACGTGATGTCCGCCAAGTACCGGCTGGCCTTCCGAAAGACTCTGTGCTGCCGCTCGGGAGATGGCGCCAACCGGGAGGCGTCAACTTTCAGAGACACCACTGTTGTGTACGTCAACTCAGATCTGGAGCGATGCAGGTACGTACAGATGGCTTCTTTCAAACGAAAATTCTTTATAAATATTACTGGACTTGAGAAAATATACACCTTGACGAGGCCTTCCTCTTCACCGCACCGATATTCTGTAGGGTACGGTAATGTAATGTGAAGATTTTCATAGCCTTCTTGTAGGACACAGTAAAATTATAAGAAAGCACTTATTCAGGAAAAAATAGCAGTACAATACTATTAAAATTTATCAATCTATACTTATTACAATTACATTCTTTAAATTACCTCTATATTTTGCCTACCAATTTTAAACTACAATAGTTAATTCTTCGTTCTTGAATACACTCTTttcaacacttatataatcaGAATCACTGATGTATTgctgttatttcaataaataaataacgacttcactgtgttGACATAAATTTTTGGTCCAATGTTACCCGACTACTTTCAATGACTATTAAGATTCAGAGAATGATGCAAGCaatatcgaaactagtcaatcaggtaacacAACACCAAATATtcataatgttaacacagtgaagtccatagcggagagagaaccgtttccttgggggtggggggggggcaaagcaaaaccatataaTCCCCTATAACAGGGTTATGGAGGACATCATTTACcttctccccccgttatagcttgaccgtggtacagtatataggaatatgatcatttaataaagatattttcaggggcatgtttcttacagtgttacatccatatccgcgatttttcggaccgagttgtatagggatTGAACTATAGGTCTgctacaaattattataatagggcataaattaaaacaatctccctctttttctctctcgtacagaaacacatgcatatatCAATAACACTATGTAACAATGTTAACAGGAACTTTTTATATGAAGtataccttcctgaagatatcttatgaaatgtaaactctgttttatttaatctcgtctttaagtttacatattataccgggatcaccTTTCTTttctctgcattgttgtgcaatgTTTATACATCTAAGTGGCGGCCTGGACACTTGCAGAcatctaacacatgagtacaggctgttgaaAAAGGAACATTACAATGTTTCCATAAGATATAGCAGCTCTTaaacattcaaaatttaaaataaatgttatagtccaacatgatctgaagacattaattcatcaatttaagcatagaaacttaatcataaacaaaagcaaaaggatcttttgaattcaatattttctaacgttaatagaaaaaaaaagagttgagacaagtttggggTGGGCAGTGCCCCCTCCCCCATGCCCTCCCACAACTCCGCCTATGGTGAAGTCGAtacttatttattgaaataacttaaCAGTACATCATTGTTCagatatttatcgattttcgtTCAAGGgcgcaaaataaatatacagcGCGTTCGTAGCTCGACCgaggccttggactgggtgaagattggcgcgcctgccgctagagtagcgctgtagctaccgctgacacGCCAGTCAGGTCCGGCCGAACTACGAACGCAATATAGTTGCTGGCGCTCTAGTTTCATAGGCTATGCGCGGCCTATTACGATACACTTTGATTTTTAAGTACCTCCATAGGTAGTATTCGGATCATAGGGGTGCCATCAGATCAGGAGATCGAGACGGTCAATCGAAAACTCGAAGTCATGAAATGTTGAATCCAGGAAACAGGGTTTACAGACAGCTTTTAAACGCaataatttgtcttttttttttcaataaaataatagtaggaGTTGCATAACTTGAAGTTCACACAGACAACAATATACTTCACaagacgtcgtaaaataaatcaataaaaaagaaaacaacgcTTCCTTTCCCATACAAAAACGTTACAAATAGCTGCATTCTGAAAACAGTCACATTGCATTGCCGGACTCGATATTTTCGGCCGTGTTGTCATAGATGTTAGGTACTTTGTACTGTATACTGTTTGTGAAACCGAAGTAGTGCTTTTGGTGGATAGTTGTgttgtgaaaatttatttattttagtacgaggttattttacgacgctttatcaacatcttaggttatatagcgtctgcgTTGTGTTGTGAAAATAaggtacaaattattattattattattattattattattattattattattagtaatacttTTTGTTAGTCCGAAGTAATGCTATCGATGGATAATTGTGTTGTGAGAATAAGATACAgcgtaataatcataataatcataatataagttaataatataataataagttaataataataataataatattattattattattattattattattattttcctcaacccaatttgagcaaatgctgggtaactatcggtgctggacaccggtattatcacattcgtttcattcagacgctaaataacctgagatgttaatacagcgtagtaaaataacctactaaaaatattaaaaatatgattaatattATATCAGTGCTTAAATATCAGTAAGCCAAACAATATGGctaataagcaaacattctgatggggacagatataaaagttaaatttttttcttccaccatattaataacgtcaaaagaagtgcttatataaattttggccactcgactgcaattacgaggccgtccagaaattTATTTACCgtggggccgttaacagaaaaaagcaaaattgcatggaaagatttattgaattaGATACTGCAATAGTTGAGTTATTTGTTAGTATATCCCacattggaattgagacatttgtcacaccatgggatcaatttttgtatccttgtgtcgcagaagtcagccgcctgggatcgaaaccagcgtttgacagccgtttgcacctctctgtcgatctcatgacatgacaaatgtctcaatttcggtggggaatatgttgaaaaatagccgtGTCTGTTcctataaatttttccaatgaaattgtgttttctttctgttaacggcccctgacgAAATTATTTTACGGCCatagtaattgcggtcgagtggccaaaatttgtgtaagcagttcttttgacattattaacatggtgaaagaaaaaaaaataatgtttttatcagccctcatcagaatgtttgcttgtaagacttTTATAATGCCGGAAGGTACTTGCCTTTATTCCTCTTCAACTTAATTGAGTGAATGGGAGAATCATTTATGCATTCCAAGAACTGTAAAAGTTTGAGTTAATAATCAAACTGTCTGCTTTGTAGGTATAAGTTTGCAGGAATGAAAGATGTTGACCGAAGCTGCCTTACTTGATTTGGAAAATgacgaaagagaggaagaaatatGTCGTTCTATCTCTCAATAGATCTCTTCATTTGTTGGGCGAACAGCACGTACATGGACAAATATGCACCATGTAGTTTTTATGGAAATTTTGCAAGGTGGTAAGTTGCTATGCCAGCTAACCTGTCACAGTTATAAGTACTATTAATGTCGGGCAAGGTCGCATTTAGGATTTTTCTCTGTGGTTCTTCCGTTTCTCCGCATTAGATATTAAAATTATTCGTCCGAGCTCCATTTCATTACCACTTTATAACATTTCCCGTCTGGCGTCGTCGTGCAGAAGAGGCTGATTTGGAGACGACAGAGTTGCCTGTTTTTCTAGACCTAGGTACACAGCGAGATCTATTAAGGAATAGAACGACATATTTCTCCCTCTCTTTCGTCTTTTTCCAAATCAAGTAAGGCAGCTTCGGTCAACATCTTTCATTCCTGCATACTTATACCTACAAAGCAGACAGTTTGATTCAGTACTGTTCGCCCAACAAATACGTGAGAATCTTTCAAAACTATCACTTTGCAAGTCGACCGCTTACCGGCGAGACCCTTCGCATCCGACGACAAATTCTTCCGTGAACTCGTAGCGCCACAACACTTCATCGGCATTCCTCTACATTCCCTTCCGTAAAGTTACGACGTAGTTTCTATATCAAATTGTGAGCAAATCAGTCGTGTGTCACACTTCATTCGGGGGGCAGTGAAGCAGTGTGTTTTTGTTGTGCAATGGTTAGGTATTCACTGCGTCATCGCTTATACATTTTGAAGACGTACATAAAGTGCAATAAATCGTGCGTAGAACAAGGCAAATATTTAGATGTAAATTCCCTAACAGCCAAAGTAAAGTAAAGTGTATGCAACTAATTCTAGATGAACTGAAAGGAAACATTCGAAGAGATATTAGGTCTGCTAGTGCAGAGGAACTGACGCGTGTAAATGATAGATTCTTAAGGAGATGTAGAATCCATCGCTGAGTAGTAACAGTTAACATATCTTACTGTGAAATGTGTGGGCTCGGGTTCAGAtcctggttgggggtttttcaaggttttctccctcaaccaaatgaagtagaattgctggataactttcagcgttgaacctcggacttatttcgctTCATTAAATTCAACCTCATCTATCATCTTCCAATAGTTTTAGGTCGATCGAGAATGCAGCAGGATGTAATAACGCGATTTGCATGCAGATGGTGTCTATCTGAGGAGGCTGCAAAACTTTCAAGGAGCGAAAAGATGTTCATCGCGGACATGTGTAGCTGAATCTATAGATGGCACCAAATAATGAATCACGATACCTACAGTAACGCGATCTTCAAGTCAATATAGAATGAGGCAGGATGTAGTAACGTGACTTGCATACAGATGACATCTGAACAGGCTACAAAACTCTCATGGGGACGGAGAGGCGTTCTTCGGGAACTCCGTCGAATCGGGTACTCTGTGATTAAATCGATAGATGACATCAAACAGTGAATCAAGTTACAGAATGCGATCCTGCGCAATTTAATCAATCATCCCTTCTAAGGAGgtcagcacaataagcctcaggttgcgATATAAGTCTTCAGGCTCTCCTTTGTAACAGAGGGAGAAGAAAATGCAGATTGTGCATCACTCAAAATGGGCAATACTTTCAATGCCTTCTGTAAGAAGGGGGagtacagaattaattaattaatttaatgtgtaGTAGTCCTACCTTTACGGAGGAGAATGTAGGGGAATGTTGATGAAGTGTTGTGGCGCCGTGGGTTTATGAAAGAATATGCCGGCAATTACGAGGAATTCGCACAGGTAATCGGCCGACTTGCTAACCGGTAATGTTAAAAGATTCTCACTGTAGGTCTAGTGAGGACTTCGGCTGTTTGAGAGGGCAAACCAGCTGTTGCGAAAAAATTGTAGAAAGCAGTAGCCTACAGAGAGAATAAATTCGAGTACCGGTAACGGAAGATTATACTTTAAAATAATGAACTCAAAACtggctagactagacggcatttcggaaggcggttagcttctatatgcgccgtagcatttctggtatgtgacgtcacaagcttgtacagtagaaccaatcagaatcagtctataacaagcacttcccgagttcgtttgttcacgtgcgagtgtttcaatacattgaataagtaaaactaacatttactgtgtgtatgaaaggtaaataaatggaagaagaggctgtaaaaagacaagtattacacaagcaggcgcggaaaatagtgtttaatgtgtataattattttaaaaacgttaacgagcagaacgctgccggccatcttgacgCTGgaagcaacgttgccaacatacAAGAAACGATTGCAGAAGCATGTGATGTGGGATTCAGaactgtgcaaagaatattgttagtgaaggaaagagggtttgtttggtgtcatgcttacagtaatcaacggctaaagtcattattgtcttttgagaatatttaaattctctcctgcgctatttgtattgcacgtgctcgtgaaatacgatgtggcaatgttgtacgctgctttgctctctctatctgtctctctcgacgcaaacgctagcagacaaccgccttccgaatttcCGTCGACTCTAGTAGACTTGATGCAATCTCTGACCGACTGAGCTTCATATTGTgaagtatgtataaataaattgtaatgctTTCGTTTTCCGTAGATCCATCAACAACCACGGAGAAGTACGGCGCCTGCGGTCGATCAGCAGGTACTCGAAGAACAGCGATGTGCCCAACAACATGGTGGAGAAGACGACACACAACATTCTGCAAAACTCGCCACAGGGAGGGGAGAAGGGACTCAAGTGGGGTAGCGACGAGGTGTCGGACATGATCGTCATGGTGAAGCCGTCCTCCAGTGCCAAGACGTGGTCCAAGGCGCTCATCAGGGCACCCAAGAAGACAACGCCAGAGCAGCACAACGGCCTCGCGGAAGCATCGGAGCCTTGCCTGCAGAAAGATCAGGACAATGCCGCCCAAGAGGAGACGCCGATCTAAGCGTTGCAGTGCAGAGAAGCGGAAAATGCCATTTTgcagttaaaaatatatatgatgttTATTATATGACGTTGAAAATTTAGTAAACCCACATTTCCATTAAATACTTTCAAATATGCTGTAcatttacataacaattacaaactgatttttttcttcatttattcatccatacaatgaaaattatcccacaattatatttcatttttcattgttTCAGGGTTGTATTGCACCGGTATGTTTGACCTCtttttttcagatttaaaaaGATCTTTTCTTTTTTCAAGACATCTTCATTTCTGAAATTCTTTATCCATAAGTTTTTTGCCTATTTATTTTTGCAACGCTCGGCTTAGAGAAGAGTTTATTCTTGATTTCGTTTCTTTCGTAAGCAATCCTACATATCCAGatataatataatcattttttttaagtattttaaaaacCTATTTGCCCAAAATGctatattttaacacattaaacAAGGAGatttttccatattaaattcattATTCTTATTGTGCAActtcttttactactactactcctactactattataactactactactattactactactactactcctactactatgattactactactactactactattactactactactactgctactattactactactactactactactactaataataataataataataataataataataataacaataatagcaaaattacttattttactaATAGGCCTAAGGTTATTTCTATTAATATAGAGCTAACAAAGTTTGGACATAACATAGCGGCTTGCGCCCTTGACATTGTCACAATAAGCACCATGATAGTGCATATAAGGAATGAACAAGCACTTGAGTTTGTACAGTCTTGTGTATGTGTATTCGCATTTAATCAGagtaaatttaacaaaatttaagTGTCATATTAGTCTAATGATGAAACCTCTCCTTCCATGGACACGAGGTTGCCTACGCTTCAACCATACGGTGTGGGTGTCTCTGAACTCTGCACAGCGGTCAGATGTGAACAAGAGCAGGTttcagacatacaaagtatacttCGATGGAACATACACATTGcgcacattttttattttagttggttatttaacgacgctgtatcaattactaagttatttagcgccgataagattggtgatagcgagatgatatttgccgagatgaggccgaggatccgcCATTGATTActtggtattcaccttacggttggggaaaacctcggaaaaaacccaaccaggtaatcagcccaagcgggaatcgaacccgcgcccgagcgcaccttgagaccggcaggcaaacgccttaaccgactgagccacgccggtggctcgttGCTCACTACCTGTTGAGAACATTTGAAGTTAATATAACCAATGTAAAGTTGCTACTCTTGGTAGTCCTCTATTGCGTGTAAAATTCAACTAAAGTCTACATATACAGTATTAGAATGACttaatatacagagacatcattttatttttactttaatttttattgtacctgagtttttgaatgtacttcactcccaccccttgtactaatgaagttccaactgtcctctacacacagatccaagaccgcatatagtaaacagcactgagttagtgagtatagtacgttccagaaatatgttcgcgttttccagtgacgaaagagctttcaatattgaatcatattttcgcacaggtactgtccgtttgcctacgtcgcacccctatttcctccacctgcttctgtttgcccctctgtaaaggctattggctgggctgtcttagctcttttctgaaaacattaatttctgttaggaattggacgtttacgtaatataatacaactgtttaaaataacttaagtaattaactgtcatgtgatttccctcctttttacgatcctgcggcataaccacttggacggacagtggatagcatgtctgagtaattttatctgtgcggctagggcagaagtgaagattgaatttacagtacgtaaagtactcttttataggctaggtacaaaattatttcaacatgagttactagtacgaaggacgaaactggaaattggaattagatgcaatagtctatagtgcgataatatgcacaaaagaactgaagcctgtatcgaaatgaacagccaccattttcaaaaatgtgtttaaatatccatattatgattatttttcaatttaacttcattctctatattgtacgctaatgtgctgtagacagtataatatacattgcataatgaatacgttcgcatggctaactcagttcgtgagtaaaaacacttattcttaatacagtacagattaaacaaaaacctaatgaaaattatagaactcaaaatcgcgatatttcctagtttacgtaaatggatgagctacttttcttccctcctatatctagtagagtgatttgtttgtgttttacgccagtatcatcgaactacagtcgtagaagggggtagcaatcgtctttccggttctctaaaggtatagccaggttaatattaaaaatgatagtaaaaaaaaaaaaatgtccctgtataaagtaatgacaataaCACTGCACTACAGGATAGAAATCGACTCGCTCACTTACTACCGCACTGGACACGTAGCACCACAGTTCAGCACTGTTGCTGTGATCAGACTGTACAGAAAACAATTCTAAACCCCTTCCCTCTGACGTCATGTGCAATACCCGAGTCAAACGCTAGTATCGTGTTTACGAAGGAATTGTTTCATCTCTTCATATTACACGAAAAATGTACAATTTATTCACAAGCATCAACAGTGTTAGCCCGTGGTTTTAAGAGTTTTTAAGAAAGGTTCTCTGGTACTAACGTTCAAAGTCCCAAAATGACCCATTACTTGGCGAATGGATACATTTAGCGAGGCAGgaattactaaaaaaataataagaagaaatacTGATAATAGCGTTGACAGAATTTTCCAAGATGCTGTGTAGGCCTATAGCGTACAAAATTCCCTAAACAATCATTTCTTCGTCTTTTACAGGAAACAGGTATTATCTTACATTTCTGTGTTAAATAATTGAAGCTAAAACCGTCAAAATTGCTTCATAAGTAGAATGCATACAATAAATTCACATACCctggaaataaatttaaaatcatatcatTCATATCATCTGCATTTCTCAAATTGC encodes:
- the LOC138704254 gene encoding neuropeptides capa receptor-like, which encodes MLLRLFPYKCLFITGLPNELGVFWQQYPWVLGETVCKLRALLSEMSSYSSVLTIVAFSTERYLAICQPIHSYTTSSPRIALRVIAILWCIALLSATPFAVFTKVNYVDFPPGSNNRLPESAYCGMLDHNVPSKWLLCELSAFLFFLGPMLIIVVLYVRMGLTIRSRMIKFPGETKHLDSRTKPIIRMLAAVVVAFFLCWAPFHMQRLFYIYGKRLPEMTFQYINELAYYITGCFYFFSCTVNPVLYNVMSAKYRLAFRKTLCCRSGDGANREASTFRDTTVVYVNSDLERCRSINNHGEVRRLRSISRYSKNSDVPNNMVEKTTHNILQNSPQGGEKGLKWGSDEVSDMIVMVKPSSSAKTWSKALIRAPKKTTPEQHNGLAEASEPCLQKDQDNAAQEETPI